A genomic segment from Dermatobacter hominis encodes:
- a CDS encoding DUF4350 domain-containing protein, with protein sequence MTAATRTGGAGRGVWIGGLLIVAGLVAVLVLTSRQSAGTPFDASSSAPDGYRALAILLRERGAEVRTTTAARAAEDPPSAGQVLVVPAPELLTAPERRAFREAAEAGAVVATGGPLVEDDAFEDGFGDLFFPYDARTLADTPAVPTGQGDCDVDRLVGLGPIDTAFSDPASVRSAGAEARRCYGDLTGAYVVEERVGEGSITTLGSAYLWANARLQPAKEEGGEPLDNAVVALRLLGPTADGATTGTSITFVDAVPTAGVSPDGTQNPIDLLPTGVKLALVQLLAAFVIYAWWRARRLGPVVVERMPVEIAGSELVVAVGDLLRRKGTPQRAADVLRADARRELSARLGVPPGAPPGALVQVVAQRSGRDADALSAALLDGPVDSAEALVRLADSLSDIRQEVLQHHVVT encoded by the coding sequence GTGACGGCGGCGACGCGGACCGGCGGCGCGGGACGGGGGGTCTGGATCGGCGGCCTGCTGATCGTGGCGGGCCTGGTCGCCGTGCTGGTGCTCACGTCCCGTCAGAGCGCCGGGACGCCCTTCGACGCGTCGTCGTCCGCCCCGGACGGCTACCGGGCCCTCGCGATCCTCCTCCGGGAGCGCGGCGCGGAGGTGCGCACGACGACCGCGGCCCGGGCCGCCGAGGACCCGCCCTCGGCCGGTCAGGTGCTGGTCGTGCCGGCGCCCGAGCTGCTGACCGCACCGGAGCGTCGTGCGTTCCGGGAGGCGGCCGAGGCGGGCGCGGTCGTGGCCACGGGCGGTCCCCTCGTCGAGGACGACGCGTTCGAGGACGGGTTCGGCGACCTCTTCTTCCCGTACGACGCGCGGACGCTGGCCGACACGCCGGCCGTGCCGACCGGCCAGGGCGACTGCGACGTCGACCGCCTCGTCGGGCTCGGGCCGATCGACACGGCGTTCAGCGACCCGGCCTCGGTCCGGTCCGCCGGCGCGGAGGCCCGGCGGTGCTACGGCGACCTCACCGGTGCCTACGTCGTGGAGGAGCGCGTCGGCGAGGGCTCGATCACCACGCTCGGATCGGCGTACCTCTGGGCCAACGCCCGGCTCCAGCCGGCCAAGGAGGAGGGCGGCGAGCCGCTCGACAACGCGGTCGTGGCGCTGCGGCTGCTCGGCCCGACGGCCGACGGCGCCACCACCGGCACGTCGATCACGTTCGTCGACGCCGTCCCGACGGCCGGTGTCTCGCCGGACGGCACGCAGAACCCGATCGACCTGCTGCCCACCGGCGTGAAGCTCGCCCTCGTCCAGCTGCTCGCGGCCTTCGTGATCTACGCCTGGTGGCGGGCACGGCGCCTCGGACCGGTCGTGGTCGAGCGCATGCCCGTCGAGATCGCCGGGTCGGAGCTGGTCGTCGCGGTCGGCGACCTCCTCCGCCGCAAGGGAACCCCGCAACGGGCGGCCGACGTGCTCCGCGCCGACGCGCGCCGGGAGCTGTCCGCCCGCCTGGGCGTCCCGCCGGGCGCGCCGCCGGGCGCGCTGGTCCAGGTCGTCGCCCAGCGGTCGGGCCGGGACGCCGACGCCCTGTCGGCCGCCCTGCTCGACGGCCCCGTCGACTCGGCCGAGGCGCTCGTGCGCCTGGCCGACTCCCTGTCCGACATCCGCCAGGAGGTGCTCCAGCATCATGTCGTCACCTGA
- a CDS encoding DUF58 domain-containing protein: MSLLPTRRLALVAALLAVAMLAFPLTGAADDLPIGWAVVAVTAVLVAIGLLDGLLGTNPRQLVLERRHPPVIEVGREGTITWVIRSDARRRLRVRVADELAPSLHAAARRFDLVVPGGDSVRTSTRLRPSRRGRFELDVLTVRIEGRLGLGARQRSVPMPTVLRVHPAFPSREEAEIRIRRARILEVGLRSARGLGSGTEFEQLREYGPDDEFRRIDWTATARAGKPIVRTYRAERNQSVIVMLDNGRIMAGKVDGVPRIEHGMDAAMMLTAVATRLGDRCGLVAFDRRVRAVVPPARHHDQVGRVSEALYRLEPELAESDYTGAFAEVVARYRRRAMLVVLTDLNEQAVADSVLPALPLVTRTHLVVVAAVQDPQVLEWASDRPSSPEDAYRQVAAVQALADRRRTTARLRAMGATVVDAAPGRLGVDVTDAYLVAKSTGRL; encoded by the coding sequence GTGAGCCTGCTGCCCACGCGCCGCCTCGCGCTCGTCGCCGCGCTGCTCGCGGTGGCGATGCTGGCGTTCCCGCTCACCGGGGCCGCCGACGACCTGCCCATCGGCTGGGCGGTGGTCGCGGTGACGGCGGTGCTGGTGGCGATCGGGCTGCTCGACGGTCTCCTCGGCACCAACCCCCGCCAGCTGGTGCTCGAGCGCCGGCACCCGCCGGTGATCGAGGTCGGCCGGGAGGGCACGATCACGTGGGTGATCCGGTCGGACGCCCGCCGCCGGCTGCGGGTGCGGGTGGCCGACGAGCTGGCGCCGTCGCTGCACGCCGCCGCCCGGCGGTTCGACCTCGTGGTGCCGGGCGGCGACTCCGTGCGGACCTCCACCCGCCTCCGACCCAGCCGGCGCGGCCGCTTCGAGCTCGACGTGCTGACGGTGCGGATCGAGGGGCGCCTCGGGCTCGGAGCCCGGCAGCGGTCGGTGCCGATGCCGACCGTGCTCCGCGTCCACCCCGCGTTCCCGTCGCGCGAGGAGGCCGAGATCCGGATCCGGCGGGCCCGCATCCTCGAGGTCGGGCTCCGCTCGGCGCGCGGCCTCGGCAGCGGCACCGAGTTCGAGCAGCTGCGCGAGTACGGCCCCGACGACGAGTTCCGCCGCATCGACTGGACGGCCACGGCGCGGGCCGGCAAGCCGATCGTCCGCACGTACCGCGCCGAGCGGAACCAGAGCGTGATCGTGATGCTCGACAACGGCCGGATCATGGCCGGCAAGGTCGACGGCGTCCCGAGGATCGAGCACGGCATGGACGCCGCGATGATGCTCACCGCGGTCGCCACCCGCCTCGGCGACCGGTGCGGGCTGGTCGCGTTCGACCGGCGCGTGCGGGCCGTCGTGCCGCCGGCGCGGCACCACGACCAGGTCGGCCGCGTGAGCGAGGCCCTCTACCGGCTCGAGCCCGAGCTCGCGGAGTCCGACTACACCGGCGCCTTCGCCGAGGTCGTGGCCCGGTACCGCCGGCGGGCGATGCTCGTCGTCCTCACCGACCTGAACGAGCAGGCCGTGGCCGACTCGGTCCTGCCGGCCCTGCCGCTCGTGACCCGGACGCACCTCGTCGTGGTCGCCGCGGTGCAGGACCCGCAGGTCCTCGAGTGGGCATCGGACCGGCCGTCGAGCCCCGAGGACGCGTACCGCCAGGTCGCCGCGGTCCAGGCGCTCGCCGATCGGCGCCGGACCACCGCCCGGCTCCGGGCCATGGGCGCCACGGTGGTCGACGCGGCACCCGGGCGCCTCGGCGTGGACGTCACCGATGCCTACCTCGTGGCCAAGTCGACCGGTCGGCTCTGA
- a CDS encoding AAA family ATPase: MSSPDHPTSPGHVPGGQPGPPAYAPPSGAVTATGLGPPSASPDGRDPRAAIVALRDEVGKVVVGQEGTLSGLVAALLVRGHVLLEGVPGVAKTLLVKTLAQALDLEFGRVQFTPDLMPSDVTGQLVLDRATAEGMRFREGPIFTNLFLADEINRTPPKTQSALLEAMEERQVTAEGIARELPDPFVVIATENPVEHEGTYPLPEAQLDRFMFKLLVGYPTFEQETEILARHNRGLDPHDVAAAGVRPVADARDLALARDQVERVDVQPTVQQYIVAICRATRESPSVELGVSPRGAASLLHAAKAWAWLSGRSYVTPDEVKAVAKPTLRHRIIVRPELELDGVTADGLLDSVLATVPAPR; encoded by the coding sequence ATGTCGTCACCTGACCACCCCACGTCCCCCGGTCACGTGCCGGGTGGCCAGCCCGGCCCGCCGGCCTACGCCCCGCCGTCGGGAGCCGTCACCGCGACGGGGCTGGGCCCCCCGAGCGCCTCACCCGACGGCCGTGACCCGCGCGCGGCGATCGTCGCCCTCCGGGACGAGGTCGGGAAGGTCGTCGTCGGCCAGGAGGGGACGCTGTCCGGGCTGGTCGCCGCGCTGCTCGTGCGGGGCCACGTGCTGCTGGAGGGCGTGCCGGGCGTGGCCAAGACGCTGCTCGTGAAGACCCTGGCGCAGGCGCTCGACCTGGAGTTCGGGCGGGTGCAGTTCACGCCCGACCTGATGCCGTCCGACGTGACCGGCCAGCTCGTGCTCGACCGGGCGACCGCCGAGGGGATGAGGTTTCGCGAGGGACCGATCTTCACCAACCTGTTCCTGGCCGACGAGATCAACCGGACGCCGCCCAAGACGCAGTCCGCGCTGCTCGAGGCGATGGAGGAGCGGCAGGTCACCGCCGAGGGCATCGCCCGGGAGCTGCCCGACCCGTTCGTCGTGATCGCCACCGAGAACCCGGTCGAGCACGAGGGCACGTACCCGCTGCCCGAGGCCCAGCTCGACCGCTTCATGTTCAAGCTGCTCGTCGGGTACCCGACGTTCGAGCAGGAGACGGAGATCCTGGCCCGCCACAACCGCGGGCTCGACCCGCACGACGTCGCCGCCGCGGGCGTGCGGCCGGTGGCCGACGCCCGGGACCTGGCGCTGGCCCGCGACCAGGTCGAGCGCGTGGACGTGCAGCCGACCGTGCAGCAGTACATCGTCGCCATCTGCCGGGCGACCCGGGAGTCGCCGTCGGTCGAGCTGGGCGTCTCGCCCCGTGGCGCGGCGTCGCTCCTGCACGCCGCCAAGGCCTGGGCCTGGCTGTCGGGCCGGTCCTACGTCACGCCCGACGAGGTGAAGGCCGTCGCCAAGCCGACGCTGCGGCACCGGATCATCGTCCGCCCCGAGCTGGAGCTCGACGGCGTGACGGCCGACGGCCTCCTCGACAGCGTCCTCGCCACGGTGCCCGCCCCGCGCTGA
- a CDS encoding stage II sporulation protein M, protein MDIDRYIQSNDPTWRRLQQLAANARSSRYPLSDDEIAELVALYQRVSAQLSHARTTYADPELNARLSQLLGEARVVIYRTRANPARAAATFVTRTFPAAVWYSRRFVLAATLCFLIPAVGIGVWLANSPQALDASIPPELQQVIAERDFAEYYRSDAAQNFAGQVTVNNAFVAFLTFALGVVPVIGPVSVLFLNGLNVGVMGAVMHHAGEGPQFWGLILPHGLLEIASILIAGGAGLQISWAFIAPGDRTRAAALKDAGLRSVVIVIGLVGCFTIAGFIEGFVTPSDLPTAMRVAIGVAVLVLFTTYVVALGSPRGRRRVHRPPRRGGAADRGPAQGRRAGRARSGERRSCSRRRRARRRRLRARPSRARPASRGGWFPGGVTGPTVAGPRPARTDWLAEEGRTAAFGDVAEMTYWAREDPDGPWLESEVLVGASSFELRPMVGSVPSRAIAFDELARVEEVGAGASERTIRVAATDGRAVQVRGPVTGIGAIVAALAAVGPAAPPPAAPLPAAPPTPPRTNPDQPTPPVGAGIVGAAAVTAAGESPARDDPADALVLAPAGTPEGEADGEDDGAAAERGVGPGRVVPVAIAILVFIVALGFWNYRSNQQDLRETADRRSARTETTTSAPGAAVPVQVEGATTTRPATPSTAPTTAPHRSSTTVAPATTKAPATTTTRPATPGTRTLSGTVALQQVQHWNGIAPACRGLGPLADVTIGATVTVQDASGRTVATGTLGACTFVVPGSELRDGAPVVARDGAAGGFPRFDFQVSGLPDSERYAVKVGRYDPVALRREEFGTGPWRMRMVISAT, encoded by the coding sequence ATGGACATCGACCGGTACATCCAGAGCAACGATCCGACGTGGCGCCGACTGCAGCAGCTGGCCGCCAACGCCCGGTCGTCGCGCTACCCGCTGAGCGACGACGAGATCGCCGAGCTCGTGGCCCTGTATCAGCGGGTGTCGGCGCAGCTGAGCCACGCCCGCACGACGTACGCCGATCCGGAGCTCAACGCCCGGCTGAGCCAGCTGCTCGGCGAGGCCCGGGTCGTGATCTACCGCACCCGCGCCAACCCCGCCCGGGCGGCGGCCACGTTCGTGACCCGGACGTTCCCGGCGGCGGTCTGGTACAGCCGGCGCTTCGTCCTGGCCGCGACCCTGTGCTTCCTGATCCCCGCCGTGGGCATCGGCGTCTGGCTGGCCAACTCGCCGCAGGCCCTCGACGCGAGCATCCCGCCGGAGCTCCAGCAGGTCATCGCGGAGCGGGACTTCGCCGAGTACTACCGGTCCGACGCCGCGCAGAACTTCGCGGGCCAGGTGACGGTGAACAACGCGTTCGTGGCGTTCCTGACATTCGCGCTCGGGGTCGTGCCGGTGATCGGGCCGGTCAGCGTGCTCTTCCTCAACGGGCTCAACGTGGGTGTGATGGGCGCGGTGATGCACCACGCCGGTGAGGGCCCGCAGTTCTGGGGGCTGATCCTCCCCCACGGCCTGCTCGAGATCGCGTCGATCCTGATCGCCGGCGGCGCCGGCCTGCAGATCTCGTGGGCGTTCATCGCGCCGGGCGACCGCACCCGGGCCGCCGCGCTCAAGGACGCGGGCCTCCGCTCCGTGGTGATCGTGATCGGCCTGGTCGGGTGCTTCACGATCGCGGGGTTCATCGAGGGCTTCGTGACCCCGTCGGACCTGCCCACGGCCATGCGGGTGGCGATCGGCGTCGCGGTGCTGGTCCTGTTCACCACCTACGTGGTCGCGCTGGGCAGCCCGCGCGGTCGCCGACGGGTCCACCGGCCTCCTCGGCGAGGAGGCGCAGCGGACCGGGGACCGGCGCAGGGCCGTCGAGCCGGACGTGCTCGCTCCGGCGAACGCCGCTCCTGCTCCCGCCGCCGGCGTGCACGACGGCGGCGGCTGAGGGCGAGGCCGTCCCGCGCCCGCCCGGCGTCGAGGGGCGGGTGGTTCCCGGGGGGCGTGACCGGGCCTACGGTTGCCGGACCGCGTCCCGCCCGAACAGACTGGCTCGCGGAAGAGGGAAGGACCGCAGCGTTTGGGGACGTGGCCGAGATGACGTACTGGGCGCGCGAGGACCCCGACGGGCCGTGGCTCGAGTCGGAGGTGCTCGTCGGCGCGTCTTCGTTCGAGCTCCGACCGATGGTGGGCTCTGTGCCGTCGCGAGCGATCGCGTTCGACGAGCTGGCCCGGGTCGAGGAGGTCGGTGCCGGCGCCTCGGAGCGCACGATCCGCGTCGCCGCGACCGACGGTCGCGCCGTGCAGGTCCGCGGACCGGTCACGGGGATCGGTGCCATCGTCGCCGCGCTCGCCGCGGTCGGACCGGCTGCGCCCCCTCCCGCCGCGCCCCTGCCGGCTGCGCCGCCGACCCCGCCCAGGACGAACCCGGACCAGCCCACGCCGCCGGTCGGTGCGGGCATCGTCGGTGCCGCGGCGGTCACCGCCGCGGGCGAGTCGCCCGCCCGTGACGACCCGGCCGACGCGTTGGTCCTGGCGCCCGCGGGGACCCCCGAGGGCGAGGCCGACGGCGAGGACGACGGAGCAGCGGCCGAGCGCGGCGTCGGACCCGGGCGGGTCGTGCCCGTGGCGATCGCGATCCTCGTGTTCATCGTCGCCCTCGGGTTCTGGAACTACCGGAGTAACCAGCAGGACCTCCGCGAGACCGCCGATCGCCGCTCGGCCCGCACCGAGACGACCACCTCGGCACCCGGGGCGGCGGTCCCCGTGCAGGTCGAGGGCGCCACGACCACGCGACCGGCGACGCCGTCGACCGCCCCGACCACGGCGCCGCACCGGTCGTCGACCACGGTGGCGCCGGCGACCACCAAGGCGCCCGCGACGACCACCACACGGCCGGCGACGCCGGGCACGCGGACGCTGTCGGGGACCGTGGCGCTCCAGCAGGTGCAGCACTGGAACGGCATCGCGCCCGCCTGTCGGGGGCTGGGACCGCTGGCGGACGTGACGATCGGGGCGACCGTGACCGTGCAGGACGCCTCGGGCCGCACCGTGGCCACGGGCACGCTCGGCGCCTGCACCTTCGTCGTGCCGGGGAGCGAGCTGCGCGACGGCGCACCCGTCGTGGCCCGGGACGGCGCGGCGGGCGGCTTCCCGCGCTTCGACTTCCAGGTCTCGGGCCTGCCCGACTCCGAGCGCTACGCCGTCAAGGTCGGTCGGTACGACCCGGTGGCGCTCCGCAGGGAGGAGTTCGGCACCGGCCCTTGGCGGATGCGGATGGTCATCAGCGCCACCTGA
- a CDS encoding ZIP family metal transporter: MVVAALWGAVGASALVVGALIAYVRTPGDRLLAVVMALGAGLLIGSVSFELIDDALAHTDVAPVGLLTLVGAATFTLGDWVLARRGGGDRKDPAGAQADGSPLAIVMGSVLDGIPESFVLGLTVLEGGLSVALFVGILLSNLPEGLSSSAGLRIAHWSLRRVLAMWAVVVVVSALSAGLGYAVLEPGASAAALVEAFAAGALLAMVADTLLPEAFRTEGPLTGSLVAVGFAISLTLSAI; the protein is encoded by the coding sequence ATGGTCGTGGCAGCACTGTGGGGGGCGGTCGGGGCATCGGCGCTCGTCGTCGGCGCGCTCATCGCCTACGTCCGGACCCCCGGCGACCGCCTGCTCGCGGTCGTGATGGCGCTGGGTGCGGGCCTGCTCATCGGTTCCGTCTCGTTCGAGCTGATCGACGACGCGCTGGCCCACACCGACGTCGCGCCCGTCGGGCTCCTCACGCTCGTCGGCGCCGCCACCTTCACGCTCGGCGACTGGGTGCTGGCCCGTCGCGGCGGCGGGGACCGCAAGGACCCCGCCGGGGCCCAGGCCGACGGCTCGCCGCTGGCGATCGTCATGGGCTCGGTGCTCGACGGCATCCCCGAGTCGTTCGTGCTCGGCCTCACCGTGCTCGAGGGCGGGCTGAGCGTCGCGCTGTTCGTCGGCATCCTCCTGAGCAACCTCCCCGAGGGGCTGTCGTCGTCGGCCGGGCTGCGCATCGCGCACTGGTCGCTGCGACGGGTGCTGGCGATGTGGGCGGTCGTTGTCGTCGTGTCGGCCCTCAGCGCGGGGCTCGGCTACGCGGTGCTCGAGCCCGGAGCGAGCGCCGCGGCGCTGGTCGAGGCGTTCGCCGCCGGCGCGCTGCTGGCGATGGTCGCCGACACGCTCCTGCCCGAGGCGTTCCGGACCGAGGGCCCCCTCACCGGATCCCTCGTGGCGGTGGGGTTCGCGATCTCGCTCACGCTGTCGGCGATCTGA
- a CDS encoding class I SAM-dependent methyltransferase yields MEPVPDPTFDAGTYGRSFADVYDSWYPADATTTGAVEEVARLAGPGGGVLELGVGTGRLALPLAERGFAVTGIDAAAPMLDQLSAKDPEAQVVRALADVGAPDGTEAFAPWPDGPFDVVLAACNLICNLTDARAQADCIAGAAARLRPGGHLVVEAFVPAPLTAGPQLAASEVRADAVVLIATDADPETGVVVGQHVELRDGVPARLRPWRIRVAAPEEIDAWAAAAGLELVARRETWGPDGPPSDGLVSTYRRP; encoded by the coding sequence GTGGAACCCGTCCCGGATCCGACGTTCGACGCCGGCACCTACGGCCGCAGCTTTGCCGACGTGTACGACTCGTGGTACCCCGCGGACGCCACCACGACGGGCGCCGTCGAGGAGGTGGCCCGGCTGGCCGGTCCCGGCGGCGGCGTGCTCGAGCTCGGCGTCGGGACCGGCCGCCTCGCGCTGCCGCTGGCCGAGCGGGGGTTCGCCGTGACCGGCATCGACGCGGCGGCGCCGATGCTCGACCAGCTGTCGGCCAAGGACCCCGAGGCGCAGGTCGTCCGGGCGCTCGCGGACGTCGGCGCGCCCGACGGGACCGAGGCGTTCGCACCGTGGCCCGACGGCCCGTTCGACGTCGTGCTCGCCGCCTGCAACCTCATCTGCAACCTGACCGACGCCAGGGCCCAGGCCGATTGCATCGCCGGCGCCGCGGCACGGCTCCGGCCGGGTGGGCACCTCGTCGTCGAGGCGTTCGTCCCGGCGCCCCTGACGGCCGGGCCCCAGCTGGCGGCGAGCGAGGTGCGGGCCGACGCGGTCGTCCTCATCGCCACCGACGCCGACCCGGAGACCGGCGTCGTCGTCGGCCAGCACGTCGAGCTGCGCGACGGCGTCCCGGCCCGGCTCCGCCCCTGGCGGATCCGCGTCGCTGCGCCCGAGGAGATCGACGCCTGGGCGGCGGCCGCCGGACTGGAGCTGGTGGCCCGTCGCGAGACGTGGGGGCCCGACGGGCCGCCGTCCGACGGGCTGGTCAGCACCTACCGCCGTCCGTGA
- a CDS encoding SRPBCC family protein, translating into MPRISVAIELDATPAEVWSVVEDVAGHVEWMADARAIRFTSEQHAGVGTAFDCDTQVGPLRLVDHMEITTWEPGRAMGVRHVGLVTGEGTFRLGPLDGGHRTRFSWTEELRFPWHLGGPVVGALAAPVFRHIWTRNLSALQRVVRERVAGPA; encoded by the coding sequence ATGCCCCGCATCTCCGTCGCGATCGAGCTCGACGCCACCCCGGCGGAGGTGTGGTCGGTCGTCGAGGACGTGGCCGGGCACGTCGAGTGGATGGCCGACGCCCGGGCGATCCGCTTCACCTCCGAGCAGCACGCCGGCGTCGGCACCGCGTTCGACTGCGACACGCAGGTGGGGCCACTGCGGCTCGTCGACCACATGGAGATCACCACGTGGGAGCCGGGGCGGGCCATGGGCGTCCGCCACGTCGGGCTCGTGACCGGCGAGGGCACCTTCCGGCTCGGTCCGCTCGACGGCGGCCACCGCACGCGGTTCTCCTGGACCGAGGAGCTGCGCTTCCCGTGGCACCTGGGCGGACCGGTGGTCGGCGCGCTCGCCGCACCGGTCTTCCGCCACATCTGGACCCGCAACCTGTCGGCGCTGCAGCGGGTCGTGCGGGAGCGGGTCGCCGGACCCGCCTGA
- a CDS encoding rhomboid family intramembrane serine protease: protein MSYPPGPPTAPDPAQPTCYRHPDRPAGVGCQRCGRPICPQCMVQASVGYQCPDCTHARPQKVVSGAAAFGRGGGDVIVGKVLIAINVVAYVLMVTVGGSVSSPQGSIFEQGGTWAGGVATGDWWRVVTGGFLHASPLHLLMNMFLLWLLAKELEPSLGHLRFGLVYAVSLVGGSFGVIVLSPDTIAVGASGAIFGLLGALVVLQLRSRQNPWNTGVGGLLVINLVITFLVPGISIGGHIGGMVAGALAGLLVTPEQGPRTTVGLRDGFLALTAVGLGVLAVVAAGAVVPYA, encoded by the coding sequence GTGAGCTACCCGCCCGGGCCCCCCACCGCCCCCGACCCGGCCCAACCCACCTGCTACCGCCACCCCGACCGACCGGCCGGGGTCGGGTGCCAGCGCTGCGGCCGGCCGATCTGCCCCCAGTGCATGGTGCAGGCCTCCGTCGGCTACCAGTGCCCCGACTGCACCCACGCCCGGCCGCAGAAGGTCGTCTCCGGTGCCGCGGCGTTCGGTCGTGGCGGCGGCGACGTCATCGTCGGCAAGGTGCTGATTGCCATCAACGTCGTCGCGTACGTGCTGATGGTGACCGTCGGCGGGTCGGTGTCGTCGCCCCAGGGGTCGATCTTCGAGCAGGGCGGCACGTGGGCCGGCGGCGTGGCGACCGGCGACTGGTGGCGGGTCGTGACCGGCGGGTTCCTCCACGCCTCGCCGCTGCACCTGCTGATGAACATGTTCCTGCTCTGGCTGCTGGCGAAGGAGCTGGAGCCGTCGCTCGGCCACCTGCGCTTCGGGCTCGTCTACGCCGTCTCGCTCGTGGGCGGGTCGTTCGGCGTCATCGTGCTGTCGCCCGACACGATCGCGGTGGGCGCCTCCGGAGCGATCTTCGGCCTGCTCGGCGCGCTGGTCGTGCTCCAGCTGCGGTCCCGCCAGAACCCGTGGAACACCGGTGTGGGCGGGCTGCTCGTCATCAACCTCGTCATCACGTTCCTCGTCCCCGGCATCTCGATCGGCGGCCACATCGGCGGCATGGTCGCCGGTGCGCTCGCCGGGCTGCTCGTCACGCCCGAGCAGGGACCGAGGACCACGGTCGGCCTGCGCGACGGGTTCCTGGCGCTCACCGCAGTCGGCCTGGGCGTGCTCGCCGTGGTGGCGGCCGGCGCGGTCGTCCCGTACGCGTAG
- a CDS encoding DUF4129 domain-containing protein: MASGPERLQGHVPPRRHRSVLLLLAVAVLVAVVGPLSGGAGALGPGRAPDRQGADPQGPAQPAEVREDVRDVMDRPEFDYEPSWFERALEWIGDQLSKLFEPGEGEVGGGTFGGGIGALFGWLLLVLAGVAAIGVLVWVVATRTRRVRRAAEDPLTPAEVEHRRRPEEWMADAERFEAEGAWKEAVRARYRNLVRVLVDRRQLPDVRGRTTGELRGDLDRTTPAAHDDFDTCCLLFELPWYADVPTGPDESARFRQAAERVLAATANDRFDAVTLFDVTGVEREVVDVAAAPGPSEGDG, translated from the coding sequence GTGGCCTCCGGCCCTGAGCGGCTCCAGGGGCACGTGCCGCCGCGACGGCACCGGAGCGTCCTCCTCCTGCTGGCGGTGGCGGTCCTCGTCGCGGTGGTGGGACCGCTGAGCGGCGGCGCCGGCGCGCTCGGACCGGGTCGCGCTCCGGATCGGCAGGGCGCCGACCCCCAGGGCCCGGCGCAGCCGGCCGAGGTGCGCGAGGACGTCCGGGACGTGATGGATCGGCCGGAGTTCGACTACGAGCCGTCGTGGTTCGAGCGGGCGCTCGAGTGGATCGGCGACCAGCTGTCCAAGCTCTTCGAGCCCGGCGAGGGCGAGGTGGGCGGTGGCACCTTCGGCGGCGGCATCGGCGCGCTGTTCGGTTGGCTGCTGCTCGTCCTGGCCGGCGTCGCGGCGATCGGCGTCCTGGTGTGGGTCGTGGCCACCCGGACCCGCCGCGTCCGCCGTGCCGCCGAGGATCCGCTGACACCGGCCGAGGTCGAGCACCGCCGGCGACCCGAGGAGTGGATGGCCGACGCCGAGCGGTTCGAGGCCGAGGGCGCGTGGAAGGAGGCCGTGCGGGCGCGCTACCGGAACCTCGTGCGGGTGCTCGTGGACCGGCGGCAGCTCCCCGACGTCCGCGGCCGAACGACGGGCGAGCTGCGCGGCGACCTGGACCGGACCACGCCGGCCGCCCACGACGACTTCGACACCTGCTGCCTGCTCTTCGAGCTGCCCTGGTACGCGGACGTGCCGACGGGCCCCGACGAGAGCGCACGGTTCCGCCAGGCCGCCGAGCGCGTGCTGGCGGCGACGGCGAACGACCGCTTCGACGCGGTCACGCTGTTCGACGTCACCGGCGTCGAGCGCGAGGTGGTCGACGTCGCCGCGGCACCCGGACCGTCGGAGGGCGACGGGTGA